The genomic segment ATCGGAACCAGCTTGACGGCCCATGGCGAATAAGCTCCAGCAAGCACTTGAAAAAAGCGCGAACCGACTTACACTTGCCGGATTCTACGGAACTGTTGGGATTTGGACACCGTCGAGGTGCAGCATGCCACGCGTTTGTAAGTTCACAGGGAAGAAGACGACCACCGGCCGCCAGTACACCCATCGCGGCAAGGCCAAGTACCTGGGCGGCGTCGGTACCAAGGTCACGGGTCGCACCAAGCGGAAGTTCAAGCCCAACCTTCAAAAGGTCCGTGCCCTCGTCGACGGCAAGATCACGCGGATTCTTGTCTCCACCAAGGCGATTCGCATGGGGCTGGTGGTGAAGCCGGTGCGGCGCAACTGGAAGCCCGAGGCCGCATCGGCCTGACGCGGCCTTCGCCGATCCGAGGTTCCTGGCTGGACATCTCCGCCAGACCCGTGCAAGCTTCTGCGCACGAGGTTTGAATCGTCCATGCCCGCCATTGATCCCAAGCTCGTCGAACACATCGCGCACCTGGCGCGGCTGAAGCTGCCGCCGGATCGGCTGGCGGTCTATGCCGGCCAACTCGGCGACATCCTGACGTATGTCGCGCT from the Planctomycetia bacterium genome contains:
- the rpmB gene encoding 50S ribosomal protein L28, whose translation is MPRVCKFTGKKTTTGRQYTHRGKAKYLGGVGTKVTGRTKRKFKPNLQKVRALVDGKITRILVSTKAIRMGLVVKPVRRNWKPEAASA